One part of the Glycine soja cultivar W05 chromosome 11, ASM419377v2, whole genome shotgun sequence genome encodes these proteins:
- the LOC114377448 gene encoding putative disease resistance protein At3g14460 has product MPVLETLGGALFGAVLQVLFNKLDSHQVLDYFRGRKLNEKLLKKLKRNLVSVKALVDDAEQKQFTDASVKAWLDDVRDVLLDTEDLLEEIDYEFSKTESEAESQTSASKVCDFESRIKDVLDDLDSLLDQKDDLGLKNVSGVGVGSGSGSKVSLKLPSTSLVVESVFYGRDDDKDMILNWLTSDTDNHNKISIFAIVGMGGMGKTTLAQHVYNNPRMEEEVKFDIKVWVCVSDDFDVLMLSKTILNKITKSKDDSGDDLEMVHGRLKEKLSGNKYLLVLDDVWNEDRDQWKALQTPLKYGAKGSKILVTTRSNKVASIVQSNKVHELKQLQEDHSWQVFAQHAFQDDYPKLNEQLKEIGIKIVEKCQGLPLALETVGCLLHTKPSVSQWVGVLECKIWELPIEDSKIIPALLLSYYHLPSYLKRCFAYCALFPKDHEFYKESLIQLWVAENFVQCSQQSNSQEEIGEQYFNDLLSRSFFQRSSREKCFVMHDLLNDLAKYVCGDICFRLEVDKPDSISKVRHFSFVPQYNQYFDVHGSLYHAKMLRTFMPMPAPASRIFTWGCTELVDELFSKFKFLRILSLFHCDLKEMPDSVGNLKHLRSLDLSNTLIKKLPDSTCFLCNLQVLKLNCCYRLEELPSNLHKLTNLRCLEFMHTKVRKMPMHFGKLKNLQVLSSFYVGKGTDNCSIQQLGELNLHGSLSIEELQNIVNPLDALAADLKNKTHLLDLRLEWNEDRNLDDSIKERQVLENLQPPRHLEKLSIRYYGGTQFPSWLSDNSLCNVLSLTLTNCKYFLCLPPLGLWPFLKELSVGGLDGIVSINADFYGSSSCSFTSLESLKFSRMKEWEEWECKGVTGAFPRLQRLSIVDCPKLKGHLPEQLCHLNYLKISGCEQLVPSALSAPDIHQLSLGDCGKLQIDHPTTLKELTIEGHNVEATLLEEIGRNYSCSNNNIPMHSCYDFLVNLTIIGGCDSLTTIHLDMFTILRELRIWECPNLQRISQGQAHNHLQRLSMGECPQLESLPEGMHVLLPSLQSLMVNDCPKVEMFPEGGLPSNLERIGLYCGSYKLMSLLKSALGGNHSLLILDIGGVVVECLPDEGVLPHSLLALEIRYCPDLKRLDYKGLCHHSSLKDLRLIDCPRLQCLPEEGLPKSISTLRIINCPLLKQRCREPEGEDWPKIAHIKHVLLHG; this is encoded by the exons ATGCCAGTACTAGAAACCCTTGGTGGTGCTCTTTTTGGTGCTGTCCTTCAGGTGCTGTTTAACAAGCTGGATTCTCATCAAGTTTTGGATTACTTTCGTGGAAGAAAGCTCAATGAGAAGCTGCTGAAAAAGTTGAAGAGGAACCTGGTGTCTGTCAAAGCTCTGGTTGATGATGCAGAACAAAAGCAGTTCACTGATGCATCTGTGAAAGCATGGCTTGATGACGTCAGAGACGTGTTGCTTGATACCGAGGATCTGTTGGAGGAAATAGACTACGAATTCTCCAAAACTGAGTCAGAAGCTGAATCCCAGACCAGTGCTAGCAAGGTATGCGATTTTGAATCAAGGATCAAAGATGTCCTTGATGATCTAGATTCTCTTTTAGACCAAAAGGATGATCTAGGTTTGAAAAATGTTAGTGGTGTTGGGGTTGGATCAGGATCGGGTAGCAAAGTGTCACTGAAATTGCCATCCACATCTTTGGTGGTTGAAAGTGTTTTTTATGGCagagatgatgacaaagatatGATCCTTAATTGGCTGACTTCTGACACAGATAATCATAACAAGATATCAATATTTGCGATTGTGGGGATGGGTGGGATGGGTAAGACCACGCTTGCCCAACATGTATATAACAACCCAAGGATGGAGGAGGAGGTTAAATTTGACATCAAAGTCTGGGTCTGTGTTTCGGatgattttgatgttttgatgttaaGCAAAACAATTCTGAACAAAATCACtaaatcaaaagatgacagtggAGACGACCTAGAAATGGTTCATGGAAGATTGAAAGAGAAGTTGTCGGGGAATAAATATCTTCTCGTTCTGGATGATGTTTGGAACGAAGATCGAGACCAATGGAAGGCTTTACAAACTCCTCTTAAATATGGGGCTAAGGGAAGTAAAATTCTTGTCACGACTCGCAgtaacaaggttgcttcaattgTGCAGTCAAACAAAGTACATGAACTAAAGCAATTACAAGAAGATCACAGCTGGCAAGTTTTCGCTCAGCATGCATTCCAAGATGATTATCCTAAGTTGAATGAGCAGCTGAAGGAGATTGGTATAAAGATAGTTGAGAAGTGCCAAGGGTTGCCTCTAGCCTTAGAAACAGTTGGATGTCTTCTACACACAAAGCCATCTGTTTCACAATGGGTAGGTGTATTGGAATGCAAGATATGGGAGTTGCCGATAGAAGACAGTAAAATCATCCCTGCTTTATTGTTGAGCTATTACCATCTTCCTTCTTATCTCAAGAGATGTTTCGCTTATTGTGCCTTATTCCCCAAAGATCACGAGTTTTACAAGGAGAGCTTAATTCAGTTATGGGTGGCTGAAAATTTTGTACAATGCTCTCAACAGAGTAATTCTCAAGAAGAAATTGGTGAACAATACTTCAATGATCTATTATCAAGGTCCTTCTTTCAACGATCCAGTCGAGAAAAGTGTTTTGTCATGCATGACCTTCTCAATGATTTGGCAAAATATGTTTGTGGGGACATCTGTTTCAGGTTAGAAGTTGATAAACCAGACAGTATATCAAAAGTCCGTCATTTTTCATTTGTACCCCAATACAATCAATATTTTGATGTGCACGGGAGTTTATATCATGCTAAAATGCTACGGACATTTATGCCCATGCCTGCACCAGCAAGTCGTATATTTACTTGGGGTTGTACGGAACTAGTAGATGAGTTGTTCTCCAAGTTTAAGTTTTTACGCATCTTATCTTTGTTTCATTGTGACCTGAAAGAGATGCCTGACTCTGTAGGCAATCTTAAGCATCTTCGTTCGTTAGACCTTTCCAATACTCTCATAAAAAAACTACCTGATTCAACGTGTTTTCTCTGTAACTTGCAAGTCTTGAAGCTGAATTGTTGTTACCGTTTGGAGGAGCTACCCTCAAATTTGCATAAACTCACCAATTTGCGTTGTCTTGAATTTATGCACACTAAAGTGAGAAAGATGCCAATGCATTTTGGAAAACTGAAGAATCTTCAGGTGTTGAGTTCGTTTTATGTTGGAAAGGGCACCGACAACTGCAGTATTCAACAGCTAGGGGAACTCAATCTTCATGGAAGCTTATCAATTGAGGAGCTGCAAAATATTGTGAATCCCTTGGATGCATTGGCAGcagatttgaaaaataaaactcatcTTCTGGATCTAAGGTTAGAATGGAATGAGGACCGGAACCTTGAtgattcaataaaagaaagacaaGTACTAGAGAATCTGCAACCTCCAAGACATTTGGAGAAATTGTCAATCCGATACTACGGTGGTACTCAATTTCCTAGTTGGTTATCGGATAATTCATTATGTAATGTGCTGTCCTTAACCTTGACGAACTGTAAATATTTCCTATGTTTGCCTCCCCTTGGACTTTGGCCATTTCTAAAGGAGCTTTCAGTTGGAGGGCTTGATGGGATTGTGAGTATCAATGCTGATTTTTACGGGAGTAGCTCTTGTTCATTTACATCCTTGGAATCTTTGAAGTTCTCCCGTATGAAGGAATGGGAAGAATGGGAATGTAAAGGTGTGACAGGTGCTTTTCCACGTCTTCAACGTCTTTCTATAGTGGATTGTCCCAAGCTGAAAGGGCACTTGCCAGAGCAACtatgtcatttaaattatcTAAAGATCTCTGGGTGTGAACAACTTGTACCTTCTGCTCTCAGTGCCCCTGATATTCATCAATTATCCCTAGGAGACTGTGGAAAGCTGCAAATTGATCATCCGACAACTTTGAAAGAGCTTACCATTGAAGGTCACAACGTGGAGGCAACCTTACTGGAAGAGATTGGGCGCAATTACTCTTGTTCAAATAACAATATTCCCATGCACAGTTGCTATGATTTCCTTGTAAACTTGACCATCATCGGTGGCTGCGACTCTCTAACGACCATTCACTTAGATATGTTCACAATACTCAGGGAGCTTCGTATCTGGGAGTGTCCTAATCTACAGAGGATTTCACAGGGGCAGGCTCATAATCATCTCCAGCGTCTGAGTATGGGAGAGTGCCCCCAATTAGAATCATTGCCTGAAGGAATGCATGTCCTCCTTCCATCTCTTCAATCTCTCATGGTAAATGATTGTCCAAAAGTTGAAATGTTTCCCGAAGGAGGTTTGCCATCAAATTTAGAAAGAATAGGTCTCTATTGTGGTAGTTACAAACTTATGTCCTTATTGAAAAGTGCCTTGGGAGGCAATCACTCTCTATTAATCTTAGATATTGGAGGAGTGGTTGTTGAGTGTCTTCCTGACGAAGGTGTACTGCCACACTCTCTTCTTGCTCTAGAGATCAGGTACTGTCCAGATCTAAAAAGACTGGACTACAAAGGTCTCTGCCACCACTCCTCTCTCAAGGATTTGCGTCTTATTGACTGCCCCAGGCTCCAATGCTTACCAGAGGAGGGTCTGCCCAAATCCATTTCAACTTTGCGAATTATCAATTGTCCGTTGCTCAAACAACGTTGCCGGGAACCCGAAGGCGAAGACTGGCCAAAGATTGCTCACATTAAACACGTGTTGTTACATG GTTGA
- the LOC114376524 gene encoding cilia- and flagella-associated protein 20-like, whose protein sequence is MPDVVNGHVKRPQDEDIQSNVLEIIGSNIQSTYIRCPAAPAATLGIKLPFLVLIVKNLKKYFTFEILVLDDKNVRRRFGASNFQAVTRVKPYMCTMPLRMDEGWNQIQFNLADFTKRAYGTNYVETLRVQVHANCRLRRIYFSDRLYSEEELPPEFKLYLPMQKS, encoded by the exons TTGTGAATGGCCATGTTAAACGACCACAGGATGAAGACATACAATCCAATGTACTGGAAATAATTGGATCAAATATTCAGTCCACATACATTAGGTGCCCAGCTGCCCCAGCTGCAACACTTGGTATAAAACTTCCATTCTTGGTTTTGATTGTCAAGAATCTAAAGAAGTATTTCACATTTGAGATTCTAGTTTTGGATGATAAGAATGTCAGACGACGATTTGGAGCCTCAAATTTTCAA GCTGTCACTCGGGTAAAGCCCTACATGTGCACTATGCCACTGAGAATGGATGAGGGGTGGAATCAAATCCAGTTTAACCTGGCTGATTTCACCAAGAGAGCATATGGTACTAATTATGTGGAGACACTGCGAGTTCAGGTCCATGCAAACTGTCGCCTGAGAAGGATTTACTTCTCTGACCGCCTCTACTCTGAAGAGGAACTCCCTCCAGAGTTCAAATTGTACCTTCCAATGCAG AAATCATGA